From Bdellovibrionales bacterium:
AAAGATGCATTTCGCGATGTCATCTGAAGCGTCGACACTAGATCTTTATAATAGCTAACTCCCGATTCAACCAATAAGGGAGCTAGGACTGATTTGCTTAGCTGCCTTTGGTTAACTCCAAAATCAACGAACTTAATCAATGCCATAGCTAAGTCTCTATCCTTATCAACATCCAGAGACTCAAAAACCGCCAATTGAAACGGAACGTTCTTTATTGCTTCAAACCATGTGACAAATTCTTTGGGGAACATCCTAGCCATTAGACGAAACTTGAGACTATAGTTTGCCTTTATCGGAGAATGACCAAACTCTCGAGAAAATGAGCTTATTTGCCCGGGTCCAGTATAATAAATTTCTGAATCTATTTCTTTCTCGTTAAACTCTCCACGCGAAAATCTAGTTTCAAAATAGTCCTTTCTCTTGCGCGGACCTTTACAGAGCAAGTTTAACCATTCTTTTGAGGGTGCGATTCTAATTTTATTTTCAGCAATTTCAAGAAACTCGGAATAAAGGTGCAGCTTTAAAATTGCCTTCAATAATTTCTCGAAATTTTTTATAGAAAGTGAATTACGAATAAAATCTAAGACAACTGTTTTAAAAATAAAATAATTTTCGGTATGTGAATTTGAAGTCGTCAAAACATCAATTAAGTCTTCTCGACTCATCACCTTCTCAATTTTCAATTGGGAAGCTTTTGTTAAAAATTTTGATGGGTCTACTTCACTTTTTGAACTGGCAGCAAGTGATGTTAAATATTTTGATAAAAACCTCTCGATATCTTTATCACCCAGAAGTGGCTTTGCGCGGACTTGTCCCTTTTCTTCAGAGACCTTCAAATGACCTCTATACAAATCATTTATCCAGTTAAAGCGTCGATCCATCACTTCTCCCACAAATTTTTAAATATTTTCACAAACTTCTCTGAGTCCCAACCTCTAGTCGCAGCGCCGACCCCGGGGTATCCACCGCCAACAGTCGAACCAAAATGCCAAAGTTCATTGTCTAAAAGGGCGAATCGATCATGAATGGGAAATGTATTTTTTGAATATTCTCTCCATTGAATTTCCACCTGTGGCTCCCAGGTCTCTTTAATTCTATCTTTCAGCCACTGATTTGGCTTCTTTTCACAACTAATAACTCTTATGTCTTGGGCACTTGTAAAGCAGAACGCCTCCCAAAGAGCGCTAAGTCCGTGAATCTCATTGAAATAACCATCTAAAATCCAAATCGCTCTATCACACTTAATAAATGCCTCTGCAAATTCCTTAATTGCCATCGGCTGGAAAGATACCTTATCGCCTTCCTGCAGCTTCTTTCGCGGAAATCCACCATCATTGAGATAAATCCAATAAATATCCTTCTCTAACTTCTGAGAAACCTCGACCTCTAAAGTTCTCATTTCTTAGAGACCTTTACTTTTTTCCGAATTTTCTTAACTGGCTTCTCTGAGACCGGGCGCGTTTTAATATAATCTTCAAAACGCATACTTTCCGCCCACACAGATTCTATTTTCATAGAAATAGGATCCGGATATGGTGCTTTCATAACTACTGTGCCCCTGGATCCAAATTCATTTAACGAAGTTCCGACTATCCAAACTTCTGAGTCTATCGCAAAAAAGCGATCATGGATGTCCGGCTTTCTCCCCATCATTACTCTGATTTCGATTGGATTGATTTGGCTATCCAAATCTTTGATTTCCTTCAATGCCTTGACCATGTTCTGCGCGCTCTGTCCTTTATTCAAATATTCTTTAGACGTTAAAATTTGAATAGGAATAGTTGAATTACTAAGAGACGTCGCAAATCTATATATCTCACTACTACCGAAATATGGATCTACAATTCTAATCGTGCTTAGACCAGAATTTAATATTTTACGAATTTCACCATTAGGATTTTCACTGTCTTTATCAAACCACTTCTGGCCTAAGCTTTCGGCCATCTTTTTCTTCTTGATCAGACTTTCCTCTTTTGAAAGCAGAAGATTGGTGACTCGATCATCTCTTTGCTCACCAACACTCGACTTCATCGACTGTCCATGGACTGCCACAGAGAATTCATCAACAGAGTCATCTCTATCTTTAATTCGTACATTTCTCTGCTTGTTAATAATGTTCATATTGAAGTTTATAGATTTAATATAAGGAGTTGGCTTGGATGAATATAATAGGCCACGTTGAGTACAAAGCACCTCTAGTCCAATGGCATCCACTTCTGACTTGAGAGGAATCGTCATTTCAGTCTGAACTTCATCACTAGATATTACGATTCTATTTTTTATTCCAACGACAGAGTCCTCTCTAACCAGGATATTTATAGAAGACAAATCTGCTTTAGATGTTGGGGACAATGATACCCGAAGGGACTTCCAATCATCTGTTGGACCATAGGAAATTTCTTTAAGAACTGGATTTGTTAGAAACAGATGACAAGATCCCAAAAGATATCTTCTTTCAGAGAACTTCATTTGCAATGTTTTATCAATCCACTCATTTATTGGCTTTGCATACTCATCATTTCCAAAAATATTTGGCAAAACTTCAATATCTGTTCGCAACTGAAACCATCTAGCTCCACATGGTCTATGCCCATATATCGGCATTTCTCCCCAGAAGGTATTGTAAGGATACAAAAACTGTGGAAATTCAAACGGAGCAGTTAGATTTAAAGCATGAACGATTCTTTCTCCAGGAGGGCTGTCCGCTTGCCTTTCTTTTGAAGTCAAAAAAAGGTTCACCTGACCTTTCGAGCAGTCTTCGATCCACTTCAAGCATTCCGCCGTCGAAAGAACACTTCGTCGAACATTGAATTCAATTTTCTTTGAAGCGGTCCTAAATTTTTCATGGGTATCTAGTTCTGTTGGGCGCTCAACCCAATCAGCTAACATTTCGATTGAACAATAAATTAATGTTCGAAAGTTTTTGTCATCTCTACTGTATACAAGAGTGATACAGCCTTCTTGAAAGTCTCGAAGAATCTCTTCAACTTTTGCTTTTGCTTCGAAAGTATTTAAATCGATGGCCATATTCGCCCTGCAATTTCATAATAAACTATATTCAGACATCAATTAGATCACAAACAAAATATAAATCATCAATTGTTTTCTATTTTTGTCTAAAAAACCCAATCTATTGCACATTAAAGATAATTTTCAAACTATTCGTGCAAAGTGTTTTACTCCATATGAAGAAAACAAAAACGCCACAGATCTCCCGTGGCGTTTCTATGTATTTTGCATTTTTGTAGTGGAATGATTTACTACTCGGCCAGTCGTTGCATGATCTGCTGAAATGCCTGAGGCTCTTCCTTCGCAATTTGAATCAACCGTGCAGAGCTCCCACTTGGCTTATTCGCACCACGCTCCCATGCCTTCACAGTATCATCAGAAACACCTAAGATTTTTGCAAAAATAGGCTGACTGACATTTAAGCGCTCGCGAACTGCTTTAACTTCCGTCTTATTAAATTCTGGCGGCACATCTGGAATTTCCATAGTCGTAGTTCTGAGATCCATTTTCTTATTTTCAAATGCAACCGCTTCTTTGAGGCCCTTCAAAAGTCCCTGACCAAGCTTCGTTTGTTTTTCATTTGTTTTCTTCTTCATAGGTCCCTCTACTTTTTAAGAAGTTGTGCCACTTCTTTGAGTTCTTTTTTCTCTTCAGCGCTTATGTTCTCTGCCTCAGACTTTTCTAAAATAAAAAGGAGGTAGCATTTTTCTTTGGTTGGAATGTCGAGATAAAACACCCGGATTCCACCACTCTTCCCTTTTCCTTTAGCGCCAACACGAAATTTTCTGATTCCGCCAGTCCCCTGCACTAAAACACCAGTCTCCGGGTCCTTTAAAATTTCGCTTTGTATCGTCTGCAATAAGCCTTTTTCACCTAAAGCGTCGACTTTGTCTTTAAAGTCTTCAGCCTCTACGAATACCCTTTTCATATATCTTTTCGGAACTATATCCGTACTACTTGATAGTATACTATTAAATACTACCCCGCAAGAGCCAAGAGAAACCCCTGTCTCATTTTGAGATGGTTTAATACAAGTCCGGTATAATTCAGCTCTCCTTCGATTTGTTTAAATTACAGCTAAAACCCAATTATTTCTGTTGTTTACGGATAGCGGCGCTAGTCTAAGCACCTGGCCCTTAATCTCTGTTCACATTTACCAAATACGCCCTAGCCTCAGGGTACTTCTTAATGCAAACGCATTTTCCTACCCTAAGGGACTTAATGGTATTGGGGTGAATACAAAACTCCTCAACCTCGCGCCGACTCCCGCCCCCCGAGTCCACCTCAAAGAACCCCAACCGCTCCGTCTGCCGGGTCTGCTTCCAGACCGTCCGAGTCCCTGCAATGCCGGAGATGATCTCTGCGCTCTCCGGACGCTTCTGGAGGAACGAATACAAGGTTGAGGTGTTTCCCATGAGCCTGCCTGCAAACTCGGGGCTAATGCGCTGTAAATCGCAAATCTCTTGGTGTGCGACCACCACCGACATCCGACTACTTCGGGCGCGGTCGAGGAAACCAATGAAGTCTTCTTGGGCTAAGTCTGCGAACTCGTCGATAATCACCGAAAATGGCTTTCGTTGTTTTTTTGGGACTTCGCCGTCAACTCTTGCCGAAACGGATTTTAAATCCTGCAAAACGAAACGACCTAATGCTTTGGCTGTTTCGCCATACCGGCGGGAATCCAAAAATAAGAAGATGATCTTTGATTGGGTGTAGGCCTCAAACAAATTGATACCTGGAATCTCGGAGGTCACCAACTCCCCAAAGTCAGAAAGAACAATACTTTCCAACTGAGTTCGCAGCCCTTGCAAAGAATTGAAGTGCTCTTTTGCATCCAAGAACTCTTTCAAATTCTGGGCATGAAGCTTCAACTTCGTTTCAGCCATGGGGATCTTATTCCCTACCTCAATGATCTTCGCCGGATTACTTGCGCACTCCAAAACGGTGCCCAAATGAAATCGCTCCTGTTTGTTATCTCGAAGCCAGCACAGCAAAATCATCAACTTCAGAATGAAGCTCGAAGATTGATTCTTATAGTACTCCTCAGACCAATTGAGGCTATTGATGATTCGATCCCGAAGTTGGGTGGCTGTCCCATCCTCGATCAAATTATATGACAAGGACATTTGCTTTTCCGTAAGGGAAAAGATCATTAAATCGTCAATACGGTTAGCTTCTGCCACGTGCTTGGAGAACTTTAGCAGAGTCTCCATATCCGATTTTAAATCAATAAAGAGCAAACCTTTCCCCTGTTCGATTCGCTGCTTGATAATATGGGAAAGTAAAACCGTCTTCCCATAACCAGAAGCCCCAACGACATGAACATGATGATTCAACTGTCCTTCCGTTAATTCTTCCTTTCGCCACATAGATCCAGAGACCTTACCCAAAACAACACGATCCTGGGCTGCAGGTGAATTTCTCAAAAATAAGTTTTTAACTTGTTCCATTTTCAAACCCTCCCTACTCGCCCAAAACTTCGCTCAACATGGTAAAACGAAATAGCGGTTGAAAAAGTTGAGTGTGGTCTTGAATCAGATTCCAAACAGCTTCCTTCTCGCAAACATAGTGAACTTCCTCAAAAAGACGTTCAGCATCTGGCGCCGCCGTCATCATATGAATGTAGCGCTTCACCTTTTGCTGATAACGCTCTTTAGTTTTACGAGCGATCTCAAGTTCAAAGGCAACTCTTTTACCTTCTGGAGTTACATAGATAGCGTCAGGGCGAAACTCCGTCGGTAAACACTTCCGATACTCGTCAATTTCAGAAAGTTGCCTTTCAGAAATCCATTCTTTAACGACGCCAGAATTTTCAAGAACAATCCTAACCTGCGCCACACGCTGATCGTGATCAAAAAAGCGACCATCGACATCCAGCAGAGGACGACAATAGTTTTTCTGCGAACGAGAGTTTCGCAAAAACAAGTAGCCTTTTTGAGTGATCACGTAGAGCGGTCTCGCACACACATCGGTTAAAATCTGAAGCATTTCAGATTTTACTAATTTATGGACTCGCTGCCTTGCCCAGATCAGCGAGTTACTAACGGTCCCAAGCTTGGTAACTTTAAAAAATTTCGCGTGCAAATCTTCAAGTGTGGAGAATTTCATTTCTAGAACGAACTCCAAAACATCCAACTCTCGCTCGGTAAGTCGATACCCCTTTTGCGAAGTCACTTTTTGCACAACATACGGTAAATCAAAAAAACTATAAGCAGTCTGCATACTCTTTCCCTTCGCCAACCTTTCGATTTGCAAACACAAACCATTCAACAGGCCGGACTGATGAAAGATGAAGTGGCTGAGGTAACCCCCGGCACTCCATCTTGTTGTTATTCTCAAAACTAAAAACAACCTCTCCCAACTAGGAAAATGAGCTCCCTTGCCAGCTTTTTGTTACCTAAGTAATGGGGGACCTGCCTTGCTGACCACCTGCTCTCAACACGTTGGGAGTGGGTGGTCAGCAAGTTAAAGCAGGTCGCCCCAACGCCTAAGGCGTTGAAAAAGCTGGCAAGGGAGCGGCTAGAATCCCCAGAACCCCCATCGCGGTGGATGGGAGTTTTGATGGACGACAAGATGGGCTTATTTCTGCCTGGAAAATGCAGAAAAATTGAAAAAAGAAGAGCTTCGTAGGATCGGGAAAAAGTGGCAGACAAATGGTAGCCAATGGCAGCCAACGCCCGTCCCCCAGTGTCCCTTCCAGTCCCTGGAACTGGAAAAAGCCTGTCTAAGCCTGCGTGAGCAGGTTCTACGTTGTTTCTGATACTTAGGTTTTTGCTTATTTTTTGAGAAGGGAAAAATGGGGTGGAGGTCGTTTCCACTCCTATTTTCACTGACTTAGCTACAAAGTCAGCACCGAGATTTCTAAAAACTGTGTATTTTAATAACTCCATACCTAGAAGTCTCTCTTTTTAGCCTCGTAGTTATAGTTCTTCGTCGCGATTCGGTACGTACTTTTTTGCCATTCTGAAATCGGTAAGACTCGCAACTTTTTTCTCACCAATCTCCGGAAGCACGAAGTTTAGCCCCTCGGTTGCTCCCCTAACATCGATACCGGCCAAGCGAATATATCGAGTCATGACCTTCTCATCAGTCCAGCCACAGATCTTTTTAACCACAGGGCTGGATACCCCGGCGTTTAAAAGATGCGTTGCAAAACAAGCTCTGAGTGCATGAAAATTTACGGAGTGAACTCCAATGGACTCACAGAACTCCCTTAGTACTCTCGCCGCTTCTCCACGTCGCCACTTATTAATCCTAGGCAGTACGTGAATATTGTCGTGATTCCCCTGTGCTCGAAGATCGACTAGCTTTGCCTCAATCTCTTTGTTCATTGGAATCTTGCGCCAGTACCCGGCCTTGGTGGACTTAATAATTTTCATACGCCCATTGTAAGACTTGGAGCAGGTAATCATTTTTGACTCAAAGTCTATATCGTTCCACTCTAAGGCAAAAAGTTCTCCAGACCTCATTCCAGTATGCAGAGCCATGAACCAAATTGGATACCATTCGTGATCCATTTCTTTGGCGACATCCAAAAGCTTTTGAATCTCATGCAACGAAAGAATTTGGGGTGGCTTATCATCATGGTATTTACCCAGCTGAATATCAAAGGCCGGGCTGTGGCGCACGCCCATGATTGCCCCCTCTTCAATACCCCACTTAAAAATCGTATTGATTGCAGACTTCACTGCACGCAACCGACTTCTTGAGTACCCCTGCTCCAGCATTGCTTGAAGCACCTTACGAGCGTCTCCGGCATTGAGCTCATTGCACATCTTATTATCCCAAGAACTCGTGAATCTTCTTAAGGTCGCAATCGTGTCCCAAATTGTACTCGTTTGGATTTTCTTAACTCCAATTCCGCCTTTGCGATGTGTAAGTTCGTATTTTTCTAAAAGATCTGCCCAAGGTAATCCAGAGCCCTCTTGCCTTGCCACATCTATTGAACAATCCCTGATAAGGTCTTTCTCAACATTTTGGGCTTCTTTCAGAGTCTTAATTCCGGCCTTTTTCTTTTGCGATCTAAATCTACGATTTACATTGCTTCTAATATGTACGGAGACTTCATATGTCTTTGTACCATCTAGTCCAACTTTTTCTTTTATTCCCATTTCGTTCTCCTTCTCGGTTTAGGAATTTCAATTCCTTTTCGAGGCGCGACAGGTTGAAGTCCTGCCACAGAGTTTTCAATGAGTAGATCAAGCTGCTCTCTGTCGAAGTAAAGTCGCCCACAAAACTTGTTAGCGGAAATTTTACCTCTTTGATAAAGCTTTTTTACGGCTTCCCGAGTTGACCCTAAATACAAAGCCACTTCATCAGTTTTTAACCATCTCTTAATTTTCAAAGATCTTAGCTTTGCCTCAGCAATATCTAATTCTAGTTGATGCTGAGTCATCGCTGTTGTCCCCAAATTTAGCATAAATACCTCCAAGGGTTCAATCCTTGATCGAACCCTTTATTCTAATTTTTGATTTCTTTATGCTGAGCGCGAAATTCTCCGGCCAGCAACTTACCAATAAATTGATCTAATGAAATCTTACCATTGGCCCTTTGATACTCTTCATGAGCAATATGAAGACGGTCCTTCTCACTGAGAGTTTGGTTTTGAAGTTGCTGGATATGATCCGTAGTAATAAGCGAAAGACCTAGCGCTAAAATCTCAGAGTCTCGAACTTTTCTTCCGAATACTTTTTTATTAGCTTTGTCTTTCAGAACCTGCAAAGCCTTCGCAGAATCAGGGTCTAACTTTTTTAAAACGTTCTTCTTCTTAGGTGCCGTTGCCTTTTTTGTTGCCTTTTCCTCTGATATTACCTCTGACATATATTTCCTCCTATTCGACTATTTTTGGTTGTTCTGTAATAAGAATTTTGATTTCAACTGGCCCCTCAAGAACTGAGTACTCCGGTGAGGCCTTTATTTTTTCTGAAAACTTCTCCGCCGTTTTTGACATAGCGCTACTTAGAGCTTTTTTACTTGCTGTATCCACTGTTGGCGCATCGACGTAGTTGCCAAAAACATTTTGCCCGCGCTCAATGCTGGCATCGGCAAAACCTGCAGCTGCCGATGTAAAGAACTCAGCGGCAAAGAACTTACTTTCTTGATTTACATACTGCCCTTCAAGTCCAAGAATTCCCTTTGGATCTAAAACAGATGCCGACACTTGGTAGTCGTCAAACCCAAACCCTGGATGAAATTTCTTAAACTCAATGAGTATACGTTTTGAGTTCTTCTCCAAACTTGCTTCGCCCAAGAATATAGACCCCCTAAGCTCTCCCGATTTAATCTTTGCTCGAACTGGTGCCTTACTATCCGGAAATGCAAAAAGACTCTCGGGGATCTCTGCGTTGACAACATCTCCAATCCGAAGACCTTTGAGGTGGATCCCCTTTGCTGTACTTGGCAAAACAATCTGACTATCTTCGGAACGATATGATGAAGACGCTACTAAAATCTCGGCATCTAAATTTCCACGCCCCGCGAAACTATTATATTGCGCGCTTTGAGAAATCTTCTTTTTTTTGTTCTTTGCCTCTTCTATATTTGGAACAACTTTTACTTCAGGTTTGGTATACAAGTTTGAACGAACTTGAGCATGAGCTTGAAAACAAATGAGTAAAATTGGAATGAACATACTATTCACCTCCCATTTTAATGTTTTCAATTATCCTACCTTGAGACTTTGATAGAGAAGGCGCTAGCACTTGATTCTGTGCCGGACTTTGAGTTCCGCTAAAGCTGGGCCCCCCATAACTACCACTAATCTTTACATAGTCTTGATGGGATGTTTTTGAAGGAATAATATCAAAAACATAAAAACGTTTCTCCGACTTAACAATGAGGTTAGTTGGCTCCACTGCCTGTTGGCTAAGATATAGAGTCAATTCCTTCGAAGAGACCTGAGACAAAACAGCCTTAATACTCTTAGGATTACCAATCCGAACCTCGACAATATTCTGCGGGAACTCTAAAACTGAGATAAGGCCGCCATGAAGATAGATTTTCTGACTCTGGCTCAAATCTTTGTAGATGGAGGAAATTCTTTTAATTTCAGCATGCCCTGTAGAGCTCAAAAACAATGCCAAAATGAAAGTCTTAAATGACTGCATCACTCAACTCCGTTACCTCAAAACCCCAAGGATTCTTTTCGTTTCGATCGTTTTTTTTGAACTCTAAATTGACTTTTAAACGCACCTTTTGCTGATTCATGCGCGAATGTATGTTTATACCTAAGATTGCTTCAACCTTTCCTGGTTCGACTAAATCTATACTTTCAATTTCCATCGTTTGGGATAGAGGCGTATTTTGAAGCTTCTGGTGCAGGTCCAACAGACGATCCTTGTTTCTCTGCCAAAGGTCGTCTGTCATAATCTCGGTAGCGCTGCCAATTTTATGTAAGAAGTTTTTTTCATCATATACATAATAGGAATCAAAGAATGCTTTTAAAAAGTTCTTCAATTCCGATTGTATTAAGCGATCTTTGTTTTCAGTTATGATCCTTGCGCCCGCATCATCAATACCAATGAGAATCACTTTCTCGCTTTTCGTAAGGGCAATGACAGAAACCGAAAAAGCCCATATTGAAAGACTAACAACCAAGACCCAATGCTTAATTTGCTCTCTCAAGAGCTTACTTTTAAAAACTAAAGACATTCATTACCCTACAATTGAAATAACTTTTGAAATTGCCTGTGATGGCGATAGCGTTCTAAACAAGAGAACACAAAAGAGCGGCGAAAATAACTGCAGGACCTGGATTACAAGCCAGAACACAACTGAACTTACCGGAGAACTACTTAGATTGGGCCACAGCTCCCGTCCCAACAAACCTAAGAGATTCCAAAGAACCGGCCACATGCAAAGAGACAATAGGCTAGAAAAATAGGCCCCAATCCCTTGTGATATTCCTAACATTGTCGAGAAAAAAATCATTACAGGGGCTATTGCTAAAAGTAGAGAAATGAAGACTGTATATATCGACTGAGTGAATAGATTCATAAGAATGTCGCCAACTTTTCCAAAGACTTGAAATAAGACAATCTCGCTGAAAAGCTTCCTCATAAACTCCTCGATTGAAGATTGAGCAGCCGTCATTGGCGCATACGATATACTCAGGGCAAGCCCCCCAGTTGCTAAAACAATTAGTTTCACGATAATTGGGTATAAGTAGGTAATTCCGAAATATTTGACTGTATCTCCTATAACTTCGACATACTCATAGACATTGGCAATTCGGATCGAAAGAAAGCAAATTCTCATTACAAATATCAGTCCAACAAATGCGGATAAAATCACTGATACTTTTGAAAACAGTGTAAGTGCTGCCTGAAGCATAGTCTCATTCATAGGCGTCAACGGATTCATAGTCGATTCACCCTTAATCCATCGATCCTATTAACCTTTACCTCTCCGCGTTCTTGATCAACGATCTCTTGCATAAAGATATTTCTTCTTGCTTTTGCCTCTCGGTCTTCAAGATAAGACAGGAACTGAACTCGCCTTAACCCTTGGAGCTCTTCTAGAATCATAGAGTTGATACGAATCTCCTGAATAGTAGCTGCTTTTTCCCCTGCTTTTGGTCGAATACCCATTACTGCGGCAATTCGTTTTGATGCGGAAATCATGTTTCTTAGCGCCTTTATTTTTTCAGCAATAGTTGTTGCTCTTTTAAGGTCGTAATCAATTGCATTTCGCACATCATCGCGACTCCATCTAAGGTCTCGGGCTCTAGAATTTAAATCCTCAAGACGAGCAACTGCATTTCTAACCTCTCCATCACCTTCTGACTCAATACCGAGTTCTGATAGTAGGTCACCTAACGCAAAACCTAGATCCGCAGCCTCATCTGCTTTTTCAAGGCCCCCAACAATCCCAGAAAC
This genomic window contains:
- a CDS encoding site-specific integrase, yielding MGIKEKVGLDGTKTYEVSVHIRSNVNRRFRSQKKKAGIKTLKEAQNVEKDLIRDCSIDVARQEGSGLPWADLLEKYELTHRKGGIGVKKIQTSTIWDTIATLRRFTSSWDNKMCNELNAGDARKVLQAMLEQGYSRSRLRAVKSAINTIFKWGIEEGAIMGVRHSPAFDIQLGKYHDDKPPQILSLHEIQKLLDVAKEMDHEWYPIWFMALHTGMRSGELFALEWNDIDFESKMITCSKSYNGRMKIIKSTKAGYWRKIPMNKEIEAKLVDLRAQGNHDNIHVLPRINKWRRGEAARVLREFCESIGVHSVNFHALRACFATHLLNAGVSSPVVKKICGWTDEKVMTRYIRLAGIDVRGATEGLNFVLPEIGEKKVASLTDFRMAKKYVPNRDEEL
- a CDS encoding replication-relaxation family protein — translated: MFLVLRITTRWSAGGYLSHFIFHQSGLLNGLCLQIERLAKGKSMQTAYSFFDLPYVVQKVTSQKGYRLTERELDVLEFVLEMKFSTLEDLHAKFFKVTKLGTVSNSLIWARQRVHKLVKSEMLQILTDVCARPLYVITQKGYLFLRNSRSQKNYCRPLLDVDGRFFDHDQRVAQVRIVLENSGVVKEWISERQLSEIDEYRKCLPTEFRPDAIYVTPEGKRVAFELEIARKTKERYQQKVKRYIHMMTAAPDAERLFEEVHYVCEKEAVWNLIQDHTQLFQPLFRFTMLSEVLGE
- a CDS encoding TraM recognition domain-containing protein, with the translated sequence MEQVKNLFLRNSPAAQDRVVLGKVSGSMWRKEELTEGQLNHHVHVVGASGYGKTVLLSHIIKQRIEQGKGLLFIDLKSDMETLLKFSKHVAEANRIDDLMIFSLTEKQMSLSYNLIEDGTATQLRDRIINSLNWSEEYYKNQSSSFILKLMILLCWLRDNKQERFHLGTVLECASNPAKIIEVGNKIPMAETKLKLHAQNLKEFLDAKEHFNSLQGLRTQLESIVLSDFGELVTSEIPGINLFEAYTQSKIIFLFLDSRRYGETAKALGRFVLQDLKSVSARVDGEVPKKQRKPFSVIIDEFADLAQEDFIGFLDRARSSRMSVVVAHQEICDLQRISPEFAGRLMGNTSTLYSFLQKRPESAEIISGIAGTRTVWKQTRQTERLGFFEVDSGGGSRREVEEFCIHPNTIKSLRVGKCVCIKKYPEARAYLVNVNRD
- a CDS encoding helix-turn-helix domain-containing protein, producing the protein MLNLGTTAMTQHQLELDIAEAKLRSLKIKRWLKTDEVALYLGSTREAVKKLYQRGKISANKFCGRLYFDREQLDLLIENSVAGLQPVAPRKGIEIPKPRRRTKWE
- a CDS encoding type II toxin-antitoxin system RelE/ParE family toxin gives rise to the protein MQTIQSEILKDPETGVLVQGTGGIRKFRVGAKGKGKSGGIRVFYLDIPTKEKCYLLFILEKSEAENISAEEKKELKEVAQLLKK